From the Kazachstania africana CBS 2517 chromosome 12, complete genome genome, the window AGCTCAatcctttttatttttgatatcgAAGTCAGCGCAgttgtaaatttgaaaaaagaacgAAGATATAAGGGCAGGTTTTAACAAATTAGACAAATAAATACTAGGAAGGCACCAAAAATTGCCATGTCATCCGCACCACTATTACAAAAGACTCCTGGAAACAAGATTGCACTTCCAACTAGGGTTGAACCTAAGGTTTTCTTTGCTAATGAGCGTACTTTTCTATCATGGTTAAACTTCACAGTTATGCTAGGTGGGTTAGGTGTCGGtctattgaattttggtGATAAAGTCGGTAGGATAAGTGCTATTCTATTCACCTTAGTTGCCATGGGTACAATGATTTATGCATTGGTGACTTATCATTGGAGGGCCGCTGCTATTAGACGTAGGGGCTCAGGTCCATACGACGACAGATTGGGCCCTACTTTGTTATGTTTCTTTCTATTGATTGCAGTTGTTATAAACTTCATCTTGAGATTGAAATACTCTGAACAATAGAGTTGAATTCGACAAAATCGGTTTACACAGATAGATCAAATAAAAACCTACGCATCAATAAAACATAAGAATCATACTGCGATCAAAAAACTACAAGACCACTAGCAGTGTATATATTACCACCTCCTTTCTACTGTCATTTAACGTATCACGAGTCAATCCTTCTATTTCAAGTCATACTTTTTGATTTGCAATGTTAGCCACCTATATATAAGAATTAATATGTATAAATGCGTTATCAACTATTTACAATGTATCCATGGTACCAAGCataaaatttaattaaaCAAACCAATCCTGAAAACTGAATCGTATAATCTAGTCAAATATGACACATTTTCTGTACTCACATAGCGGTTTCCAACCACGTTGTTCTAGGATAGCTAAAATACTTAATTATACCAATACTCATGTGAGAATAATAACTATTTGTCATAAAGATCTATGACGAATACGTTACAACATTCCTTATGGAACAGTACATGCAGTCGTGTTTTGGACACACGATACAGACCAGGCGCCGGTAACGGTACATAGCACATACGTTCACGGTCATAACCGGGTCTGCAATGCAAGTCACTTCGGTTTACCGTCATTTCAAATACTCCCCAGACAGTGCCAGTATTTCGTTGCCAACCGCAGAATCGATACGTCGTTTTCCACAGTCCGTTGTTGGTGAAGTTCTACACACCGGTTTTATTGACTCATCGCTTTGAGCACTACTAAGAACGTTCGGGTAGTTTTGCATTTGGCAGGGCTCTGCATTATTAAGCAAAGAAACTTTCAGGTTAGAAAAGAATCCGAAACTAAAAACATATAAAAGACACCCAAGAGAGTCTGTTTGTGGCGGTTATATCCTAGTTGGCATCACATCAacgaaattgaaaagtcAATCCAATGCTATCTCGAACATGCTCGAAAGTATCGGGCTCATCTTCTGTATTAAGAAGATTTACCCGTTTATATTCTCAAAATAGTTTATCTGTGCCTATTACTTTACCAAATGGTATCAAATATGAACAACCTACTGGTTTGTTTATAAATGGTGAATTCGTACCTTCTCATTCTGGAGAGACATTCAAAGTGTTAAATCCATCtactgaagaaaaaattaccGATATATACAGAGCTGATGTTGCTGATGTTAATACAGCCGTGAAAGCTGCTAAAAACGCTTTCGATAACCACTGGTCTCAAGTGGATCCCGAAGTACGTGCTCGTGGCTTATTCAATTTGGCTGATCTGATTGAAGAACATGCTGACACCTTGGCAAGTATCGAGTCGATGGATAACGGTAAATCAATGATCTGTGCACGTGGTGATGTAGATCTGGTGTCAAAATACTTGCGTTCATGTGGTGGTTGGGCAGATAAGATTTATGGGAAGGTTATGGACACAGGCAAGGACCATTTTGCATATAGTATAAGAGAACCAATAGGTGTCTGTGGTCAGATTATTCCATGGAATTTCCCATTACTAATGTGGTCGTGGAAAATTGGTCCAGCTTTAGCAACAGGTAATACTGTCGTCTTGAAGCCTGCTGAATTGACCCCACTTTCTGCACTATATGCAGCCAACTTGGTAAAAGAAGCAGGTATCCCAGCAGGTGTTGTCAACATCATTCCAGGTTCAGGAAGAGTCGTTGGTGAGAAATTATGTACCCATCCGGACGTTAAGAAAATAGCATTCACGGGCTCAACTGTTGTTGGCCGTAATATCATGAAGACAGCCTCCGACACTGTAAAGAAAGTTACTTTAGAATTAGGTGGTAAATCACCAAATATTGTCTTTGCTGATGctgatattgataaagCCGTGGAAAACATTGGTCATggtattttcttcaactcTGGTGAAGTCTGCTGTGCTGGTTCAAGAATTTACGTCCAAGATACTGTCTACGAAAAAGTCttgcaaaaattcaagGATTACGCTGAATCGTTAAAGGTTGGAAACCCATTCAATTCAGGTGTTTTCCAAGGTGCTCAAACATCTGCTAAACAAGTAGAAAAGATTTTGGCTGCCATTGACAGTGGTGTTAAAGATGGGGCACGTATTGTGACCGGTGGTAAGAGACATGGTAACAAGGGTTATTTCATTCAACCAACCATCTTTGCAGATGTTAGAGAAGATATGGATATCgtgaaagaagaaatctttGGCCCTGTCGTTACTGTTTCTAAATTCTCTACTGTGGATGAGGTCGTTTCTATGGCTAATGATTCTCAGTACGGATTAGCCGCAGGTATCCACACCAGGGATATCAACAAAGCTATCAATGTATCGAATAGAGTCAAAGCAGGCACCGTTTGGATTAACACATACAATGCGTTCCATCAAAATGTACCATTCGGTGGATTTGGACAATCAGGTATCGGTCGTGAAATGGGTGAATCAGCTTTGGACAACTACACCCAAATTAAATCGATCAGAATGGCCTTAGAAAATAATCAAGTTTAGAAAAACTGCAATAACAGAACACAattgtaaataaaattattggaataCAATAGAATGTATCAATAATCATGAAAATCCTGGAAATTTACGAAGTAAACCAGGTGGGATTTTCCACACGGCGTAATAATCATTATAGAAAAATGTACTTACATTCATAAACATATATAGTCATCTCCGAGCTGAGGGCAATCGTAAGCCTTAAGTACATGGGGATAATTTGACTTTAATAAACAAAAGATACACCTTTGCATCTCTTCCTTCGAATTTGACATACACATACAAATAATCTCtgtcatcattatttttcgGAACGTTTGACTGTGGCACCCATACCTCTGAACATCTGGACAtttcagattttttttttgtcaaaAAAGTAAcaactttttctttgcttttTAGTTGGTTCCGCAGCGAGAAGAGGCCTCGTCCCGTAATACCTAGCTGGGGAGCATTCTCCTTCTAACACTGCGAGGCTCTGCCCAAAGCTCATACTGACTTCTAGCGGAAGGGGCTGCCGGCAGGTCTGCCCGGCTGGGAGACGTTCTGTCTGCCTGCCCGGATTACACACAGTTCCAAACTCGGCCAATGTATTGGGAAGTACGGACTCAGTCGATAATTCAGTGAGATGCTCTCTGTGCAGGAGTCCCGTGGCGTAGTGtgaaatattattgaataatcaAGATATCAACATATTATAGTTATTAATAGAGGGCTTCCGTGCTAGAATAGATTTGCAATTATTAGTTAACCAAAGAGTTGAAATGGTATGTACACGACATAGAGGTGTGGAATTATGAGGAATGTGTATTTGCTGGCCCTGTGTGTTCCCGAGCGAGTCAAGTGTATACGTTGAATACTGTTGTTGTAAGAAGATGATTAATGATAAACTAAACACAGACCAGAGTGAAATTCTGCAGAAATGGCTATAACGAACGTTTCCATTGGGAGACATAGAGGTTCGTACGAGTAtgcaaaaatatatatgcCAAGAATAGACAAATGCAAACTAGTGGAACATTATTTGGGATGACCAAGGAAAGAGATCACATATTACCGTTTCTTACGCTTGATAAGGGGATTGCTCTCAGCACTTACCTCCATTTCATAATACTGAATACGATTATACTAACAgttataatattttcatagTCTGACGCTGTCACTATCCGCACAAGAAAGGTTATCACTAACCCATTATTAGCTAGAAAACAATTCGTTGTTGACGTCTTACACCCAAACAAGGCTAATGTCTCCAAGGATGAATTACGTGAAAAATTAGCTGAAGTCTACAAGGCTGAAAAGGATGCTGTCTCTGTTTTCGGTTTCAGAACCCAATTCGGTGGTTCCAAGTCCACTGGTTTCGGCTTAGTCTACAACTCTGTTGCTGACGCCAAGAAATTCGAACCAACTTACAGATTAGTTAGATACGGTTTAGCTGAAAAGGTCGAAAAGGCTTCCAGACAACAAAGaaagcaaaagaagaacagAGACAAGAAGGTCTTCGGTACCGGTAAGAGAAGAGCTAAGAAGATGGCTCGTCGTAACGCCGattagaagaattgatttcattaatcATCATAGATTGacattaatttattttttatcattcaaatatatctCTTCaccatcaaattttatatattaataataaaaagaaagtcaCATTACCATGTATCtgtgtttttttttgttttttttaataatgtAATTTCAGATCGATGCACTTTACAACTTACTAAGCTGCCACTTCACAGACTCTTCATCTGCATCTCttaatatttatataccTGGGATACCTCATAACTTGCCAAACTTAACTACTTGGACTAGTATACAAAGTTGATCACGAGTCACGAAGGAGGCCTTCCGGAATTATAATCAAAGCTTCCtaaagattgaaaaagcGTAAGAAACCAATAGACTAAGATTACAATCAGAAAGCTTCTATCGTCTACACTGTATCTCAATCAACTGTGCGATGATGCTTTTTGGATTAGGAAGACTGTTTTATGTCATTCTTTTGTTGATCAATGCCGTAGCAGTACTAAGTGAAGAGAGATTTTTGAGTAGGAGTATGTGATGTACTTATTAGTGACCAAGTACtgtcaaatttattacTAACTGCCATTGTCCCCAGTCGGTTTTGGTAAAAACGCAAATGAGGCCCCTGCTTTTGGGCAGCAAGAAAATACAACAAAGTCTAAAGTTGTCCAATTGATTGGGGCTATTCAAACTTTATTGAGAAGTATGTCTAAATTGTATTTTTGAGGAAAAAGAGCATCAAGAACAAGAATTATTACTAACATGTGGTGAAATCACCATTCCAAATAGTTCCACTTATTGGTATAAACATTTTGATCATTATTTATGAATTAGTATTGGGTTAATCGATAGAGTCTTTATGATTCATGCGTGGCGTACGCGCATCTAAATTTAGATACATtttttgtatattattaaggagaaaaatatatgctgtaaaagaataaagaattatatattaacCAAGACAGTCTGACAATTCAGCAGACTAATGTGGGGTATCACCAGTGACtccaaataattttttttatagcAATTTATTTAGAATATCTTCGTAATCAATTGGATCAATGGTATGAAAATGCGTCAGTTAGTATGTCCACTCGCACACTATACAAAAATTGGTAATGGTTCAGTTATTTTGCTTTCAacaaatctttcaattatattaagatctttgaatttttctaataaaagCATCATTGAGTTTTCAGCATCTTGCTTATCTTGCGTCTTTTGATAtacatcatcatttatctttaaggtaaaaaaatgcaataaAGAATCataaataaacaaaaattgattgatattCTGAACCATTGATATTCTCTGCTTTCTAAAAACATTAATTGTCCAAGCCACCGGATCATATAACTTGTTTTCCGATGATCCTTTCCTAAATTCGTTTCTTAAAATGTCAAAATTATCTAGATTGGACAGAATCGAATCAATTGTACACCAAGTCCCAGTCCTCCCACATCCAGCAGAACAATGTACTAAGACTGTGGGTAGGAAATCTTTTTGGAAcacatttttatcaaagagCGTTTTAAttagaatatttttgaatactACCGCTTGAATAATTTCCAATGGATCATTCAAAGTTCCTAAATCTGGccaatttttaatttgtAATTGTAGTAATTCATAAGTCTTCGTATTATTATCATACAATAACTTAATCTTTCTCAAAATGACGTTATCATTAGATTCAATCAACTGTAATTCTTCAGATAGTTCAATCTTAATACCATTATAATCTCTTTCTTCCCAATACTTGAAACATTTTTCAAGTCCATTTTCTACTTCATTAGTAAGAGCAATAACCAAAGGAACTCTATCATTGAGAATACATGTATAAAAATCATGTACAGTACTCAACAAAGGCGCCTGAGTTGCAATATAACGAACTTTTTCTGACACAGGAGGTAGTGGACTGAATTCCAAGTTTTCTCTTAATTCGTTTTCCAATGTAAGTTCAGGCAATTTTAGGTAGTTAGCATTGATATAATTATCCCAAATGTCAAGATTATCTCTTACTTCATCTAactcttcattttcttcaatattctcttttaattcatttgaTAGGATAGAAGATATAGATGAAAATTCGTTTCTGCTTCTTTTCCTCAATTTAACCCTTGTATGCTCGTAAGGAAATATATCTTTATATCTGTTTTTGGAACCTAATTCGACTCCCGATGAGATGACGATATTGtcctcttcatcatcctcgtcagaattattaatatcgtgtaaccatttttttttcatagaAGATAGAAGGAATGGTTGAGAATGGGATCTCTTTTGATGACCATACTTGTTATTGGACAATGATGGATTTGGTGTAGGCGATATTGACTGTATACTAATTGAATTATTCGACGACATCGTGACGTCAGAACTTGTTTGTAAATGGCCTGGATATTTAAAATCCATGGCGAATATAGAACCTTTACTGTCACGACTACTTCGTGTACTGCTTTTCATAGACAATGAACTGTTTAAACGTTTCTTTTCCAAGATGTCtaatttttggaattgtGATGCAAATTGAACTTTTGTCCTACTCATTAATTCTTGGAACCATTTGGGTATATTGGAGtcgatttcttcttgtgaATATTTAGAtactaaatttgaatattttatttgaacgcttaatttatctttgaacTCATCGATTTTGTTGTTACTACCGGTTTGATCTGTTTCAGTTCTCTTTGGGAACTGGAAAGTGTGTAAACTGTTACCACCTTGATTTTCCTTCCGGTGTTGCCACCTGGAGTATTCCTCTTTGATATTTACAGCATTTAAGTATGATTCTAGATTCATTGACTCTTCATTTTGAGGAATTTTGAATGGTGAGGCATTGGTTTTCGTGAAAGGTAATTGGAACTTGAATAATGCAGATATTGGTGAGGAGGCCGATATGGGTGAATCATTAGCGAAATTCTTCTGTGGAGTAGCCAGACTTGATGGTGATGTGGAGATATTCATGCTTGATAATCTGATCGAGAGATTAGTTTCCGACATGCTTATATCTTCAATAGAATTTGCAGTATCGATTGATGAGTCCGgtaaaataatatcacTTACTAATTCTGGGAATAATATTTcgaattgaaagaaaccTGAAGATAAGACAGAAACGctatttttatcttttttataAAGTGGGTAATTTAAGATTTTCGAAGTGATACCGAAACATGCcagtgatattgaattatcATCTTGAATGGTACTATTATCGTAGACAATAATTTTCAGACCATTTAAATGATCGAACTTAGTATTGAGCAACTGCTGTTCACTGGGAGTTAAATTctgtaataatttttcaaaagtgaAGTTCTTTCTCTTCAGTAATGTAGACGGTAGAGAAATATGCAAAGAGTGTTTAATAAACGATTTGGAGTAATCTGTAAACGATCGTAAATCCAGTATGAGTAATGAACTTTGTTCTTGAGTAGTGATGAGTTTGCCCAACTCTAAAGGCGATATTATATGTACACCATCAGGCTTAAGGAACCTCTGCTCGTATGTCTTAGCGCTTGAGAGTACTGGTGCTGTAATAGATTTCATAAGCGATGGATGACCTGGACTTAAAGGACTTCTTGATAGGAAGTTCTTGTTATTGGCAGGAGAAAGAGGAGGCATTTTCAGCTGGGACTCAGAGACGTCATTCATGTTAAACAAAGTGTCCCCGTTACGATGATGAGGACCATCTAAGTATGTCATTATTGGGAAATATATATCGGACGAACGATGAGAAAAGGTATATTGTAATTCTTGGAAGGACACGCTAGAAGGAGGCTTTCTATTTCCTTTGAAGGTATTAGTGTTTGATATTATGTGGTTAATTTGCTATGTCAACGAATGTGTGTCTTTAGAGTCCTTTGGAATGTCGATGTCTTTTGAAACAATCGTCGAGATGAGAAAGAAGTGTACGCTAATTTTGGAAGATCTTAAAAAAGTAACGACGGGCCGTAGCGAAAAATGTCCAGAAAAAGTCgatttctgaaaaataGGTGGAAACAGGAAATAGTGGATGAGCCGGTCGAATTCAGCAGTGTTTGGGCAGCGAAGTAACGATTCCAACCGCGTGCGATGCTTGCAGGTGAGAGTGTGCTGCGTTGGTGAGATGTTATTTGATTATATATACAGTTGAATAGGCGGGAAAGGGAAGATCTTGAGTGTAGATAATTGCTGTTGCAGAGTATTATTGTATGCATTCTATGCAAGATAAGATTCTGgacaagaaagaaattgacgCATGCTGCTCAGTCAAAGGTCTGGTTTATTGAGGATGACTTGCAGGGTCCGGGATCCGGTAGAAATGGcttcttttttctgtttttttttttcgagTTTCCACCGTTTGTCGTGGTTGCAAGAGCTGCATGATAGATAGTACGGTACCATCCGATTAAATTGAACGTCTATGGGCACGTGCTATGCTGGAAGTTCGACTCGACACAGTGAATGGAGCATCTTTCTGGTGCCACTGTTGGAAACAATACTTGCTAAGGTGCATCCAGAATGGTAGCAGTGCCAGTACCAATGCTTGCATATCACACAGTTTGCCATCTTTCATTCTTGCTCAGAGGAGATATTTGATTGGGCAAAGCTGCTGTCGAAAAAACGAAAAACCACACGtcattcattttatttttggcAACTTGCAACGAAGATGCGGCTGTACCTCACTGGTAAGGTAAAGTGTTTAAAAAGTAAATTGGACGCAACCGGAATCGAACCGATGACCTCTTCCTTGCAAGGGAAGCGCGCTACCAACTGCGCCATGTGCCCATGTAGATTTTGTAGCGTAAAATTCATGTTTTTTTATAAGCACGATATCAAATTGTCCACCCCACTTCAGCATGCCACTGTAGAAATATATCCAGAATGAATGCATGTAGTTGAGTATCTCTGTATTTACAAGGTTTATATTAggtttatttatttttctatcaacaatttcaatgttttaGATGCAAGTTGGCCTATAGACCATTCCAGGTTTTTGACTTCTGTTTCGTTATAATTCTGGGTTTCAAGGTAACCAATATGTCGTAATAATCTATCCTTCAATCGAAGTAATAATCTTCTCTGCAGAAATTGTTTCCCTTCTAAATTTTCTCGGCATTGCACAACTTCTTTATTCCAAGACACTAATTTTAATTCCTCTGCAAAATTGTTTATCAATCGTACTGCCTCAAGTTCTACGAATCTCTGAGTATCAGTATTTCTATCTGTTGATAATGAGCCTTCATGCAAACATTTCACAAATTCaattagaatatatttttttctttccttaGGAACATTATTATCAACATCCAAATTCTTTAAGATACGGAAGACGTATTTCCAAGATTTCATAGGATATATcttaaaatcaaattgaGTAGACTGTTGACCTTCCGTTCtgataataaaattgtGAAGTTCgattaataatttttcgGTTTCAATGGTACTACTGTTGATTCTACTCTTTAAAGATTGCTTTTTAAAGGCTTCATAACACAGTACTAAGGTGTGCGCCGATTTTAGAAATTCTTCCTTTGATTCAAGTGCACGGATACATTCATATGAACAACTAGTGGGATGCTCCTTAATTAAAGCTTCTAGGTATTGATGGAAGATTCCAATATCTACAAGGTCAACACTCCCACCCAATGTTTCATAGAGATCAATCATCAATttgtatttcttcaatttttggcACACATCGAAGAACAATCCAATGATATGCGAATTCAATGGCAACTGCTCCATCCCCCATTTAGACAACGCCGGAAGAAGTAAGTGCCCATCTTTTATACGGTGAACTTTTACTTTTTCCGAGATTTGGAAATACTGCTTTAAAGCATTTAAAACTATCATCTGTGAGCGGTAATCTTCCTTTCTTAAATGAATGGTTCTGCAGATCTCAAATAATAACTGTGAATCTATGCACCACTTCGGAATCACGCTTGTTACGTCATTGAacaattcatcaaataatgCATCTGTCTTAACGTTGATGCATGATCTTAACATCCATATAAATGTGATGGAATCTGCTTTAATACCTTCCATCTTGCTGATATCGttaaacaatttgaatgCAAAACTTATGTCTGTACAATTAGACAAGGCACTTAATGCAGAATTGAACTCAATTTGAGATAATTTATTACTTTC encodes:
- the VTC1 gene encoding Vtc1p (similar to Saccharomyces cerevisiae VTC1 (YER072W); ancestral locus Anc_7.260); this encodes MSSAPLLQKTPGNKIALPTRVEPKVFFANERTFLSWLNFTVMLGGLGVGLLNFGDKVGRISAILFTLVAMGTMIYALVTYHWRAAAIRRRGSGPYDDRLGPTLLCFFLLIAVVINFILRLKYSEQ
- the ALD5 gene encoding aldehyde dehydrogenase (NAD(P)(+)) ALD5 (similar to Saccharomyces cerevisiae ALD5 (YER073W); ancestral locus Anc_7.261) codes for the protein MLSRTCSKVSGSSSVLRRFTRLYSQNSLSVPITLPNGIKYEQPTGLFINGEFVPSHSGETFKVLNPSTEEKITDIYRADVADVNTAVKAAKNAFDNHWSQVDPEVRARGLFNLADLIEEHADTLASIESMDNGKSMICARGDVDLVSKYLRSCGGWADKIYGKVMDTGKDHFAYSIREPIGVCGQIIPWNFPLLMWSWKIGPALATGNTVVLKPAELTPLSALYAANLVKEAGIPAGVVNIIPGSGRVVGEKLCTHPDVKKIAFTGSTVVGRNIMKTASDTVKKVTLELGGKSPNIVFADADIDKAVENIGHGIFFNSGEVCCAGSRIYVQDTVYEKVLQKFKDYAESLKVGNPFNSGVFQGAQTSAKQVEKILAAIDSGVKDGARIVTGGKRHGNKGYFIQPTIFADVREDMDIVKEEIFGPVVTVSKFSTVDEVVSMANDSQYGLAAGIHTRDINKAINVSNRVKAGTVWINTYNAFHQNVPFGGFGQSGIGREMGESALDNYTQIKSIRMALENNQV
- the RPS24A gene encoding 40S ribosomal protein eS24 (similar to Saccharomyces cerevisiae RPS24A (YER074W) and RPS24B (YIL069C); ancestral locus Anc_7.262); this encodes MSDAVTIRTRKVITNPLLARKQFVVDVLHPNKANVSKDELREKLAEVYKAEKDAVSVFGFRTQFGGSKSTGFGLVYNSVADAKKFEPTYRLVRYGLAEKVEKASRQQRKQKKNRDKKVFGTGKRRAKKMARRNAD
- the YOS1 gene encoding Yos1p (similar to Saccharomyces cerevisiae YOS1 (YER074W-A); ancestral locus Anc_7.263), with amino-acid sequence MLFGLGRLFYVILLLINAVAVLSEERFLSRIGFGKNANEAPAFGQQENTTKSKVVQLIGAIQTLLRIPLIGINILIIIYELVLG
- the PTP3 gene encoding tyrosine protein phosphatase PTP3 (similar to Saccharomyces cerevisiae PTP3 (YER075C); ancestral locus Anc_7.264), which codes for MTYLDGPHHRNGDTLFNMNDVSESQLKMPPLSPANNKNFLSRSPLSPGHPSLMKSITAPVLSSAKTYEQRFLKPDGVHIISPLELGKLITTQEQSSLLILDLRSFTDYSKSFIKHSLHISLPSTLLKRKNFTFEKLLQNLTPSEQQLLNTKFDHLNGLKIIVYDNSTIQDDNSISLACFGITSKILNYPLYKKDKNSVSVLSSGFFQFEILFPELVSDIILPDSSIDTANSIEDISMSETNLSIRLSSMNISTSPSSLATPQKNFANDSPISASSPISALFKFQLPFTKTNASPFKIPQNEESMNLESYLNAVNIKEEYSRWQHRKENQGGNSLHTFQFPKRTETDQTGSNNKIDEFKDKLSVQIKYSNLVSKYSQEEIDSNIPKWFQELMSRTKVQFASQFQKLDILEKKRLNSSLSMKSSTRSSRDSKGSIFAMDFKYPGHLQTSSDVTMSSNNSISIQSISPTPNPSLSNNKYGHQKRSHSQPFLLSSMKKKWLHDINNSDEDDEEDNIVISSGVELGSKNRYKDIFPYEHTRVKLRKRSRNEFSSISSILSNELKENIEENEELDEVRDNLDIWDNYINANYLKLPELTLENELRENLEFSPLPPVSEKVRYIATQAPLLSTVHDFYTCILNDRVPLVIALTNEVENGLEKCFKYWEERDYNGIKIELSEELQLIESNDNVILRKIKLLYDNNTKTYELLQLQIKNWPDLGTLNDPLEIIQAVVFKNILIKTLFDKNVFQKDFLPTVLVHCSAGCGRTGTWCTIDSILSNLDNFDILRNEFRKGSSENKLYDPVAWTINVFRKQRISMVQNINQFLFIYDSLLHFFTLKINDDVYQKTQDKQDAENSMMLLLEKFKDLNIIERFVESKITEPLPIFV
- the MRX1 gene encoding Mrx1p (similar to Saccharomyces cerevisiae YER077C; ancestral locus Anc_7.266) yields the protein MLRLTLWRYFSTIGRNQASQLKEKLYNFEKYNTIMRKSPKALNRLKEKRKTKLQELNRHPYSRSRALDVIKRRYKEDGEKIEIGPTTNADLKYLKHTKDKRLIYSTLGITQNQLRDSRLVSDDVAKLLKRGQVEKALYMIRLAKTNGTAGLNRILEYYLYHLKSPQSAVSLYNWSKKIGVSVNEYTNSILFNGISKQEHLVSAKIGNFVYNTTMRMKESNKLSQIEFNSALSALSNCTDISFAFKLFNDISKMEGIKADSITFIWMLRSCINVKTDALFDELFNDVTSVIPKWCIDSQLLFEICRTIHLRKEDYRSQMIVLNALKQYFQISEKVKVHRIKDGHLLLPALSKWGMEQLPLNSHIIGLFFDVCQKLKKYKLMIDLYETLGGSVDLVDIGIFHQYLEALIKEHPTSCSYECIRALESKEEFLKSAHTLVLCYEAFKKQSLKSRINSSTIETEKLLIELHNFIIRTEGQQSTQFDFKIYPMKSWKYVFRILKNLDVDNNVPKERKKYILIEFVKCLHEGSLSTDRNTDTQRFVELEAVRLINNFAEELKLVSWNKEVVQCRENLEGKQFLQRRLLLRLKDRLLRHIGYLETQNYNETEVKNLEWSIGQLASKTLKLLIEK